The following is a genomic window from Candidatus Marinimicrobia bacterium CG08_land_8_20_14_0_20_45_22.
TCTCTTCTATCGTATCAACGTTATTCCTATCTTTATTCCGCCACTAAGAGAACGAAAGGAAGACATCCCACTATTGATAGACTTTATCATTCGGAATAAGTCTGAAAAACTCGGTAGAAAAACACCGGCTATCGATACCAGCGTCATTCGGAAACTCACACATTATTCCTGGCATGGAAACATTCGTGAATTGGAAAATTTTCTCGAACGTGCGCTCATTTTTATCGAAGAAAATCGGTTCAGCGATGATCTGTTCGCCTTCACCGATCTCGGCGAATCGGAGAATGGACACGCGTCCCAACCTGACGGAAATCTGGTTCAATCCGTCGAAAAGATCGAGCGGGAAATGATCGTCAACGCATTGCGCGCTTCCAAAGGCGTCAAACAACACGCCGCCGATGCGCTGAACATTAAAACCGGCGCTCTTTATTACAAGATCGACAAATACGGAATCGAAGAGAGCGAGTATTTATAAAATGAGAAAATGGTTCGGCATCCTTCAGCGAAAAATGAAATTTCATGGTTGGATTACCTGCATGATGCTTTGGTTATTCAGTTCCGCATCCGCAGGCCAATCTCTTTCGGATTATCACAACGCAATTTCCGCCGACATCTCTGAAATCGCCTTGTTTGTTCAGAAAGAAAAAAAACTTTTGACAGAACAGACCGAAATCGAAAAATCTATTTCATCCCTGAGACAAGAAAGAAATCCCGACTGGATGAACCGACGGAAAATCACAAAACTCACGGAGAAAAAAGCAAAAATCAGCGACCAGTTGATGATCGCTTACAAGCAATCAGCGGGGAAAAAGGCAAGCGCGAACCGGATTTTCAACGCATATTATCCGCTGATTTCGTCGAAAATCGACTCCGTTATTGATCTTTTGGAAAATATAACCGAACCGCCACGCCGTACAAATGCGATTTTGACTCTTTTAGAACTCAGAGACCGCCGAGACTGGCTCCTACAAAATCAACGTTATTTTGCACCTGCGGGGATTATAATCCTGCCCCGCAAGGATGATATTCTCGAATTCATTAAAAATCCATCTCAGCAGGCGATGCTGAGAACCGAACTTATCAGGATTCTGCGCGAAAAAGTTGATCAGATCGACCTGATCATTGCCGCCGCCAAAGAAGAAGAACTCCTTAGAAAACGGATGGCGCAATTCGCATCGGAAATGACCGCTTTTTCCGGCGAGATCAATCCTGCTAATTCCCGCAGTTACCAGACGACACTTACCGAACGCGATTTAAAAATCACAGACGAAGACGCAACTTACGGAAACGTCGTTCCAACCAATTTAGGCCTCGAAGAAACCTGGACGACGCGCACAGTTCAGACTGAATTTCCGATGACGTTGAACAGCGAAGATTATCTGCATATTGTCCAGCCAATACCGTCTAAAAACATGCGCTCGTACATCAGTCAGATGGATTCCATCAAGACCTATTACCTAAAGCAAATCGCCGAACTCGAACAGAGGAAACGGTAACATCAAATTTCACGACCCGCCGCTTCTCCAAACTATAGAAAATAGTCACTTTTCCCTTTTTCCATTTTAGTTTTCCATGTATTTTCTCCACTGATGAAGAACAGAAAAACCGCCGGACTCGGGATATTCCTGAAAATCCTTTGCGCTACGTTTTGGGTCAGTTCACTTTTACAAGCGGCGACCGAGCAAACATTCTCATCGTACGTCAAAGCAGAAGTTTTAATGGAGAACAACATCTTCGAGTCGGATTCCAATCGCATCGACGACAATGCCGGTCAGTTCTGGTGCGGCATTCTCGCTAATCAATCCACCGACCGATCTAACCGACGAATCAGTCTCATCGGCAATTATTCCGCTTATTTCAAAAATCCCGAAGAAAACAAACTTATCACGACCGGCAATTGGCTATATTATCTTGCACTTTCTCCCAAAATTTTCTTCAAATCGCAGGCGAATCTCCTGACCAAGTGGTGGCAAAACGCGCCAAACGCTTACTCAGATGTTGATTTTTCCGCGAATGTCGGAACCAGATTCGGAAAATCCGTTACTCAAATTGGCATTTATTACCGGAATGACTGGTTTCGCTATGCTCAACGGTTCAATTCAACACAAATCGGCATAGTTAGTGAGTTACAATTCCAACCGGCAAAGACTTGGACGCTTTCTAGTAAATCTTCTATCCTGAAAATCGATTACCCTAATCGGCAGGTTTATCACGAACCCGATACAAGTTCGAGAATACACAAACTCCAGCAAGACGTCGTTCTGTTCGGTCAAATCGGATTTGAACACCGAAAAATTTGGATCGCGGGCGGAAGTCTCCGATTCTCTTATCTCAATTCCAACAGCCAATATTCCTCATTTGCCAACGCCTCGATACGAGTTTATGCGACGCGAAAAATCAGGCGTCTGCTTTTACAGGCAATCGCCGAATTTCAACTCAAACGTTACTTGGATGATCCCTCCGAAAAAGCCATTTATTATAATCCCGATCCTGAACAAAACGTCCAGAACCAAATTTTCCTTGGGTGGGAAAACGAACTATCCGGCGGGCTGTCATTGGCCGGCAAGTTCGCCTTTTTCCGGAACGAGACGCAGTACAGCGGCATCTATTACAACAAATGGTTCGCGTCCGTCGGCTTGCAATATCGGTTCGAATAATCCCCGAATCCTCAGAAATCTGAGACTCACCGTCAGGATTCTGAGTTTTTCCGGCAAATCAAACAACCTCACTCGACTGAAATCGCTTGGAACGATATTTGTCTTTATTCCTCCGGACGATTGAAAAGTTGCAATATTCTGAGTTGATGAAATGAAAATTTTGATGGGAAAAACTTCCAAAACGGCAAAAACATTGATCGTTTTTCTGGTCGCGATTTTACTGGCGGCATGCATTCTAGAACCGGAAGAAGAATCCTATCTGGATATCGATGAAATCGTCGAACTCAAATTGGGCGAACGCAAGATCGGTCAACCGTCAGGATTGGAGGTCGGCTTCGAGAAGCTCATTTCCGATAGCCGGTGTCCGATCGGCATCCTGTGTTTCTGGCAGGGAATGGCGGAAATTCAGATTTCATTAAAAATACCGGATAAGACACGCTACTATTTTACTCTTGATTCTTACAACCACACAACCGTCGATACACTCGGGCTTCACATGGAATTTTTACAGTTGGACCCTTACCCGATATTTTCCGAGGAATACGACACGTTGAAACTTGTCGTGACGCTAAAAATATCACGACCAATTCTAGAACTATGAAAATATTCGTTAAAAACGGACAGAAAAAGGAAACACTATGAAAACGAAAACAATTCTCACTCTCTCGATTCTCTCACTCGTTTATCTGTGGAGTTGCGATGATTCGACGAATCCGATCGATGATAACTGGAAACTCAAACGCGATCTGACGGTTGCGGAGGTTAAAATTACTGAAGTCGATAATAAGTTCGGACTGAAACTCTTCAGGGAAATATCCAAGAATCAATCAGATTCCAACATCTTCATTTCGCCACTAAGCGTAACGATGGCGCTCGGCATGACCTTTAATGGCGCGGCGGGTGAAACGCAAACTGCTATGCGGAATACGCTCGAATACGGCGACCTTTCAATCGACGAAATCAACCAATCTTACTATGGATTGATCGATCTGCTGACTTCCGCAGATTCTAAAGTCAACTTCCAGATTGCCAACTCCATCTGGTATCGGAACACATTTTCAGTGCTGGCAGATTTCATCAATGTGAATAAAAAATATTTCGATGCCGAGGTATCAGCATTGGATTTCGATCGAAGCGACGCGGCGGACATTATCAATTCCTGGGTCAATGAAAAAACCAACGGCAAGATCAAGGAAATCGTGCCAAAACCCATTTCATCCGAGATGGTGATGTACCTGATCAATGCCATTTATTTCAAAGGCAGTTGGACTTACGAATTTTCTAAAGACCGCACAACCGACGAACCGTTCTTCTTATCTTCTGGTAATTCGAAGACTTGTAAGATGATGAGTCACAAGAGCGAGCATCCATATTTCCAGAATGAACAGGTTCAGGCAATCGATCTGGCTTACGGTAATGCCGGATTCAGCATGACCATTTTCTTGCCCGCTATCGGATCAAACGTCAACACGTTAATTGAATCGCTGAACAACGACTCATGGAACGATTGGCTCTCACAGTTCGATACCGCCGAAGTTTCACTCTTCATGCCAAAATTCAAGTTGTCTTATAATCTAAAAATGAATGATGTTCTTTCAACGCTTGGAATGGAAACCGCCTTCGTTCCGGGGCTGGCGGATTTTACCAAAATCAATGCTAACGGTGAGCTTTATATCAGCGAAGTCATGCATAAAACGTTCGTCGATGTCAACGAAGAAGGCACTGAAGCCGCCGCAGTGACAGCAGTCGGGGTCGGATGTACGAGCGTCGGTCCCGAGTCGCCGGTCATGCGAATCGACCGGCCGTTTGTCTTCGCGATCCGCGAAAGACAGTCCGGAACGATACTATTCATCGGAAAAATCATGGAACCCATCATCGAATGAGGATTAAAGAAAGAGGATTAAAGATGAAAAATATCATCCAAAATATTTCTGCTCTTCTCATAATGGCGGCGATTTTTATGAATTGCTCGGATGTCACTGCGCCAAATTCCGACGAAATTCCGCAATTGCCAAGACATCTCAGCAAGTCCGAACAGACATTGATCGAATCGAGCAACTCGTTTGGATTTGATCTTTTTAAAAAATTGTCGGACGATGTTAAAGACAGCAACCTGTTCATCTCGCCAGTTTCGGTTTCGATGGCACTGGGAATGACATCTAATGGCGCGGCAGGTTCTACGTTGGAGGCAATGCATTCAACGCTCGGTTTTGAAAATCTTACAGAAGATGAAATCAACAAATCTTATCAAAGTTTGATCAAATTGCTGAGAAACCTCGATCCGAAGGTCAAATTCCGGATCGCGAACTCCATCTGGTACCGAAACGGATTCGCCGTTTTGCCGGCGTTTATTGACGTTAACCAAACGTTTTTCGATGCGGCGGTGCGAAGCCTTGACTTTAGTCAGGACGCCGCCGTCGATGCGATGAACGACTGGATCGAAGAACAGACCAATGGTCTCATCAAACAAATTCTCGATAAGCCGATCGATCCAAATACGGTTATGTTTCTGCTTAATGCTATTTATTTTAAGGGAACGTGGACATATCAATTCAATGAAGAACACACAGGCAATGCACCATTTTATCTGCATAGCGGCGAATCGACAACCTGTAAAATGATGTCGATCAGTGGCGATTTCGATTACACTGAGACTGACGAACTTCA
Proteins encoded in this region:
- a CDS encoding proteinase inhibitor I4 serpin — protein: MRIKERGLKMKNIIQNISALLIMAAIFMNCSDVTAPNSDEIPQLPRHLSKSEQTLIESSNSFGFDLFKKLSDDVKDSNLFISPVSVSMALGMTSNGAAGSTLEAMHSTLGFENLTEDEINKSYQSLIKLLRNLDPKVKFRIANSIWYRNGFAVLPAFIDVNQTFFDAAVRSLDFSQDAAVDAMNDWIEEQTNGLIKQILDKPIDPNTVMFLLNAIYFKGTWTYQFNEEHTGNAPFYLHSGESTTCKMMSISGDFDYTETDELQIIDLPYNDGYFAMTVLLPESSIDTDSLISILTDEKWNDWISNYSKTTVDLYLPKFKLEWFRKLNDSLTSLGMGIAFSDEQADFTRINADDGLYISEVRHKTFVEVDEEGTEAAAATSVEITFESIKEQNMLVNRPFIFAIRERASGTILFIGKIYQPEWSE